From the genome of Campylobacter sp. MIT 99-7217, one region includes:
- a CDS encoding methyl-accepting chemotaxis protein: MLKSLSIGTKLVLYVGIVVIASLIILISNITSQVASYMEQEARISISLASKRYVNYMRGILDESVVLTKGVGATINKILEQNDQVDIKTLESILKNTFDSSAYAAYTFLYLKDTSIISDLEHADKRYTSSSGKFGMVFFDTTTGQYDGIETMQFSDNFSQMDIISDIQQNSKYGEHDHIYFGPPSRLNFGGQEFLGMNLAVPIFDKSKKQIGVLGYTMDFLEMSETLLDPKLDLYEGDLRILITDQGIITIHKNNNAILKTLPEINPNATDKIINAIKEHKDILIDDYIASTGDLSYATVSSFSTFGDASYWSILVTTPHKSVLEPLKELELIIIGIAVAVLIAILIVVFFCVRKIVGARLPIILHALDSFFRFLNHEKIEVKAIRIRANDELGKMGMIINDNIEKTRLGLEQDAQAVKESVQTVQVVEGGNLTARITANPRNPQLIELKNVLNRLLNALQARVGSDMDEIQRVFNSYKSLDFTTEVKDAKGAVEVTTNALGQEIIKMLTQSSEFANSLASESEKLKNAVHSLTTSSNSQAASLEETAAALEEITSSMQNVSQKTSDVITQSEEIKNVTGIIGDIADQINLLALNAAIEAARAGEHGRGFAVVADEVRKLAERTQKSLSEIEANTNLLVQSINDMAESIKEQTAGITQINESVAQIDQTTKDNVRIANESADISDTVSDIAHNILEDVQKKKF; encoded by the coding sequence ATGCTTAAATCCTTAAGTATAGGCACGAAACTCGTTTTATATGTTGGTATAGTGGTTATAGCAAGCTTAATCATACTTATTTCTAACATAACCTCACAAGTTGCTTCTTATATGGAACAAGAAGCTAGAATTTCTATATCTTTAGCCTCAAAAAGATATGTAAATTACATGCGTGGCATTCTTGATGAATCTGTTGTCCTGACCAAAGGAGTTGGTGCAACGATAAATAAGATCTTAGAACAAAACGATCAAGTTGATATAAAAACACTTGAATCTATACTAAAAAATACCTTTGATAGCAGTGCTTACGCAGCCTATACCTTTCTATACCTCAAGGATACTTCTATCATATCTGATTTAGAACATGCTGATAAAAGATATACAAGTTCTAGTGGAAAATTTGGTATGGTGTTTTTTGACACTACAACAGGTCAATATGATGGCATAGAAACGATGCAATTTAGCGATAATTTTAGCCAAATGGATATTATCAGCGACATACAACAAAATTCAAAATACGGCGAACATGATCATATTTATTTTGGACCTCCATCAAGACTTAATTTTGGTGGACAAGAATTTTTGGGTATGAACCTTGCCGTGCCTATCTTTGATAAATCTAAAAAACAAATCGGTGTTTTGGGCTATACTATGGACTTTTTAGAAATGTCTGAGACCCTACTTGATCCTAAGCTTGATTTGTATGAGGGAGATTTGAGGATTTTAATCACAGATCAGGGTATCATTACTATTCACAAAAATAATAATGCTATACTTAAAACTCTTCCTGAAATCAACCCAAATGCTACAGATAAGATTATTAACGCCATAAAAGAACACAAAGATATACTCATTGATGATTATATCGCTTCAACAGGAGATCTTTCTTATGCTACTGTAAGTAGCTTTTCAACCTTTGGGGATGCAAGTTATTGGAGCATACTTGTAACTACACCTCATAAGTCTGTATTAGAGCCTTTAAAAGAGCTTGAGCTTATTATTATTGGTATTGCAGTGGCTGTTTTGATTGCTATTTTGATCGTCGTGTTCTTCTGCGTAAGAAAGATAGTTGGTGCGAGACTACCTATTATACTTCATGCCCTAGATAGCTTCTTCCGCTTCCTCAACCACGAAAAAATAGAGGTAAAAGCTATTAGAATTCGTGCTAATGATGAGCTTGGAAAAATGGGTATGATCATTAATGATAACATAGAAAAAACACGCCTAGGTCTTGAACAAGATGCCCAAGCAGTAAAAGAGAGCGTTCAAACCGTTCAAGTCGTAGAGGGTGGAAATCTTACAGCGAGGATCACAGCAAATCCAAGAAACCCTCAGCTTATAGAACTTAAAAATGTTCTCAACCGCTTGCTTAATGCCCTACAAGCAAGGGTTGGATCTGATATGGACGAAATTCAAAGAGTGTTTAATAGCTACAAATCTCTAGACTTTACCACAGAGGTAAAAGATGCAAAGGGTGCGGTAGAAGTTACGACAAATGCTCTTGGTCAAGAAATCATCAAAATGCTTACTCAAAGCTCTGAGTTTGCAAATTCTTTAGCAAGTGAAAGCGAAAAGCTCAAAAACGCTGTTCATTCTCTTACCACCTCATCAAATTCACAAGCTGCTTCACTTGAAGAAACTGCGGCAGCACTTGAGGAAATTACTTCAAGTATGCAAAATGTTTCTCAAAAAACAAGTGATGTTATTACCCAAAGTGAAGAGATCAAAAATGTTACAGGTATCATAGGCGATATAGCTGATCAAATCAACTTACTTGCCCTTAATGCTGCCATTGAAGCTGCGAGAGCCGGAGAGCATGGACGAGGCTTTGCCGTTGTTGCTGATGAGGTTAGAAAACTTGCTGAAAGAACACAAAAATCTTTAAGTGAAATCGAAGCCAATACAAATTTACTTGTGCAAAGTATCAATGATATGGCTGAAAGTATCAAAGAACAAACAGCAGGTATAACTCAAATCAATGAAAGCGTAGCACAAATTGATCAAACCACAAAAGATAATGTTCGTATTGCTAATGAAAGTGCTGATATCTCAGATACAGTAAGCGATATAGCACACAATATCCTCGAAGATGTACAGAAAAAGAAATTCTAA
- a CDS encoding NINE protein, producing MDANAVLMTIQDKIPAQSLPMLQEKLKNASEDKLQNISLVPLKSSIIGLILGIFFGGFGIDRFYKGDIGLGIAKLALCVIGWLTAVIYIGLLLLLIVWVWTVVDYFLVFKGIKQDNLNKILAIL from the coding sequence ATGGACGCTAATGCTGTTTTAATGACTATTCAAGATAAAATCCCAGCTCAGTCCTTGCCTATGTTGCAAGAAAAGCTTAAAAATGCGAGCGAAGATAAACTTCAAAATATCTCTCTTGTTCCGCTTAAAAGTAGCATTATTGGGCTTATTTTAGGTATATTTTTTGGTGGTTTTGGTATAGATAGGTTTTATAAAGGCGATATAGGACTTGGCATAGCCAAACTTGCCTTATGTGTCATAGGTTGGTTAACTGCAGTTATTTACATAGGGCTTTTGCTTTTACTTATCGTATGGGTTTGGACTGTTGTGGATTATTTCTTAGTTTTCAAAGGGATCAAGCAGGATAATCTCAATAAAATTTTAGCAATACTTTAA